The following are encoded in a window of Suncus etruscus isolate mSunEtr1 chromosome 16, mSunEtr1.pri.cur, whole genome shotgun sequence genomic DNA:
- the ODAPH gene encoding odontogenesis associated phosphoprotein gives MAHRFTVSWLLVYWLVGTVAEANGFQLNDSNIHLSASLYSPTPSAWTPARREPLPTGDLGSHEVIRESLKRIRPEMKRGTGKIMRLKARIRSRVHFNEGEASLYTMSKTKKVGDGPGGQEVSAAAVCSLSPSVLTQASETPFCSLTEGPPTPNLHLILFLPAFLPCEAASSASVSDTYPDLLFSPTGRGDSPPGVDPTDCQIFTLTPPPITRHPVTRSPPFIWTPKCPIHRLPPRRPGIYIPYPNSPPRCKHRFQLRPIWRPLNRFSNYRYVRTRQLQKGSSSESREKIKTPNRLKQRKRMLQKRLK, from the exons ATGGCTCATAGGTTCACCGTCTCTTGGCTCCTGGTCTACTGGCTGGTGGGGACTGTCGCGGAAG CTAACGGTTTCCAGCTGAATGACAGCAATATCCACCTCAGTGCCTCCCTCTACTCTCCTACCCCCTCAGCATG GACCCCTGCCCGCAGGGAACCCCTGCCCACAGGAGATTTGGGGAGTCACGAAGTTATTCGTGAGTCACTGAAGAGGATCCGAcctgaaatgaaaagagggactGGGAAAATAATGAGACTCAAGGCGAGGATCCGATCAAGAGTCCACTTTAATGAGGGAGAAGCAAGCTTATACACCATGAGCAAAACAAagaaggtaggggatg GTCCAGGGGGGCAGGAAGTGTCTGCAGCTGCAGTGTGCAGCTTGTCACCTAGTGTTTtaactcaggcatcagagactccattttgctctctaactGAAGGGCCTCCAACACCAaatcttcatct AATtctttttcttccagcctttctcCCCTGTGAAGCAGCTTCTTCTGCCTCTGTTTCGGATACATATCCTGACCTACTGTTTTCTCCCACAGGACGGGGAGACAGTCCACCTGGAGTGGACCCGACAGACTGCCAGATCTTCACCCTCACTCCTCCACCAATCACAAGACACCCAGTGACAAGGTCCCCACCCTTTATCTGGACACCCAAGTGTCCCATTCATCGTCTTCCACCACGAAGGCCAGGCATCTACATTCCATATCCAAACAGTCCTCCAAGGTGCAAGCACCGTTTTCAACTCCGTCCAATTTGGAGACCACTAAATCGCTTTTCAAATTATAGATATGTCCGCACAAGACAGCTCCAGAAAGGAAGTTCATCTGAgagcagagagaaaataaaaaccccaaacaGGCTGAAGCAAAGGAAAAGAATGCTTCAGAAAAGACTAAAATAA